In Bacillus carboniphilus, the DNA window ACTATTATATCCATTTTAGAAGTGCAAAATCGAGTCGATGTTGACGAAAAATATCAGGATATTTTCGATGAGAATGTCCGCATTTTACAAAACTATGGCCTTATTTTCCCTTTTACTTTTCATCATTTCCAAACAACAAAGACGAGCGAGAATGACTTCAGTACGTATGTGAAACCGGCAAATGAATTGCTAATCTAAGAAAAACGTGCCTGCATTTTAAATGTAGGCACGTTTTTTTATTTATTAACTATTTTTATTTTCTTCATACCAAGCTTGAAACTCTTCTCGATCTAACTCAAACCATTTTTCATAAATCTCTTTATCGAACAGACCCGTAATACGTTGGTATTCTTGCCCGTCTTTGAATTTAATAATGGTAGGTGTTGCTTCTAGTCCGTATTTTGGCCAAGCTTGTTCAAACTCAAGTACATTGTACTTAACCATTTCAACCCCTAAGTCTTCTGCTAGTGGGGAAACAATAGGTGTAGCTTCCTTACAGTAGCCACATTCAGGGCTAAAAAAGTAAACTGTTACATCTTCACCATTAGCCAATTTTTCCTCAAGCTCTTCTGGTAGAATGATATTTGTCGTATATAAAGGATCATCAAATTGATCAATGGTTGATTGTTTTAACTCGTCGGTTCCATACGGGTTATTTTTCATTTTTGCAGCATTCTGCATGTTATTCAGTACAATCATTCCTCCAAATAGAAGGACAATGACCGCTAAAAAGATCACAACTTTTTTCAAGTTATTTCACTCTCCTCTTCCAAGTTAAAAAGCTAAAAATACTGATTAAAATAAAGGCTATAAGTGCTAGGAAAGGAATGGTTACGAAACCAAAGTAATTAATATACTCCCCTGTACACGGTACTCTCCCACACGATACAGAATTTTCTCCTAGGAAGTCTATTTTCTGGATGGAGTAATGATATAAGGAGATAATAGCTCCGATGGTAGAAAGAATAAATGTATAAAAACTAATAGCGAAATCTTTCTTTACTACACCTATACCTAATATAACCGTTAGTGGATACATGAGAATTCGTTGATACCAGCATAATTCACACGGTTCATACATTCGAACCTCAGAAAAATACAAACTACCAAACATAGCGATAATGGATGTCGCCCATGCTATGAATAAAAAAGTCTCCCTTTGATCTTTTTTCATAGAGCACCTCACCTTCTACTTACTAAATTATAGTATGTAATAAAAAAAATTGTAAGTATAGAGTATGACAGGATTTTGACATCTCACAATAATAGACGTGAACCAAGAAAAAAAGTAAGCTAATATTGAGTTCAAAAAGAAAGTAGGGTTTTTGTATGCAAACTCGTAAATGGTGGAAAGAAGCAGTGGTTTATCAAGTATACCCACGAAGCTTTAATGATTCCAATGGTGATGGAATCGGAGATATTCCAGGTATCATTGAAAAATTAGATTATCTTAAAGAGTTAGGGATTGATGTAATCTGGCTTTCACCAGTTTATGATTCCCCGAATGATGATAATGGATATGACATTAGTGACTATCGAAATATCATGGATGAATTTGGAACGATGCAGGACTGGGAAAAGCTTTTAGCTGAAATGCATCAAAGAGGGATTAAGCTTGTGATGGATTTAGTAGTAAACCACACATCAGATGAGCATGCTTGGTTTGTGGAGTCCAAAAAATCAAAGGCCAATCCATACCGGGATTATTATATTTGGAGACCAGGTAAAGATGGGAAGGAACCAAATAACTGGGGATCCACTTTTAGTGGTTCTGCTTGGCAGTATGATGAAGCAACAGATGAGTATTTTTTACATATATTCTCGAAGAAACAGCCGGATTTGAATTGGGAGAATCCGACCGTTCGAAAAGAAGTTTACGATATGATGAAATTTTGGCTCGATAAGGGCGTGGATGGATTCCGTATGGATGTCATCAATTTTATTTCTAAAGTTGAGGGCTTACCTGATGCTCCAAATCCTGAAGGGAAAAGATATGCCTCAGGAAGTAAATATTTCATGAACGGACCAAGAATTCACGAATTTTTGCAAGAAATGCATAGAGAAGTATTATCTAAATATGACATTCTCACAGTGGGAGAAATGCCTGGAGTTCGTCCTCCGATGGCCATTGATTATACAGCTGAGGAGAGAAATGAATTAAATATGGTATTCACCTTTGAACATGTGGATGTCGATTCTGGTCCAGAAGGAAAATGGGATTTACGACCATTTGATTTGATTAGACTAAAAGAAATTTTAACAAAGTGGCAAGATGCATTACATGAAAAAGGTTGGAATAGTCTGTACTGGAATAATCATGATCAGCCTCGAATTGTTTCCCGCCTTGGAAACGATACGAAATACAGAGTGAAATCGGCTAAAATGCTTGGGACTTTACTGCATATGATGCAAGGAACTCCTTATATTTATCAAGGAGAAGAGCTTGGGATGACCAATGTTCGTTTTGACTCGATTGATGACTACAAAGACATTGAAATCCTAAATATGTACAAAGAAAAAATCGAACAAGGGAAAAAGCATGAAGATATCATGAAGTCAATCTATGTAAAAGGGAGAGATAATGCACGGACTCCTATGCATTGGGATGACAGTGAGAATGCTGGGTTTACGACTGGAACACCGTGGATTAAGGTGAATCCAAACTACAAAGAGATTAACGCTGAACAAGCTATAAAGGATGAAAAATCAGTTTTTCATTACTATAAGAACCTCATTCAGCTTAGAAAAAATAATGACATTGTTGTTTATGGCAAATATGATCTTCTTCTAAAAGATCATCCACAAGTCTATGCCTATACTCGTACGCTAGAGGATGAACAACTCCTTGTTTTAGCCAATGTATCTGGTGAGGAGCAGGAGATTGACATTCCGTCTCACATTAAACCAGCTTCAGAACCTGAAGTGTTTGTTACGAACGATGAAAAACAGCCATTTAATCAAAAAATGACGTTACAACCTTGGGAAGCAAGGGTATATAAATATAAGGTGTAAGTAAAAGACAAGAGATTCGTCTCTTGTCTTTTTCATAAGGTGTAGTATAAGAGGCAAAATAAAAAGGAGAGTCAAAGGAACTTCCTTTTTATTTTGAATAAAGGAGAAAACTATATGTCAAAGCTTGATTTATCTAGGTTCGAGAAGAAAATGATAGTTCGCAACATGAGAGAAGAAGATATAGATGATATTATCAACCTTGGTAAGATTTGCTTTCCTGGAATGGAACCATGGAAAAGAGATCAATTAGAGAGCCACTTAAGGATGTTCCAAGAAGGCCAATTTGTAGCGGAGTTTGAAGATGAAATCATCGCATCTTGTTCAAGTCTTATCATAGATTTCGACGAATATGATGATCGCCATACTTGGGATGACATTACTGATGGAGGGTACATAACGAACCACAATCCAGAAGGCTATAATTTATACGGCATTGAAGTCATGGTCCATCCGGATTATCGAAGAATGAAATTGGGGCACAGGCTTTATGAGGCCAGAAAAGATTTAGCTCGTAGGTTAAACCTGAAAAGTATTATTATCGGGGGGAGAATTCCGAACTATCATAAGTATGCGGACAAAATGACACCAAGGGAGTATGTGGAGCAAGTTAAAATGCGTAACATTTATGACCCTGTCATGTCCTTTCAGCTTTTTAATGATTTTTCGTTGATGAGGTTGAACCCAGGATATTTACCTGATGATAAAGCCTCTAATAAATATGCAACCCTAATGGAATGGAATAACGTGGACTACCGACCAAAATCCAAGCGTTATTTTAAAACGAGCTTCCCTGTTCGCATTTGTGTCGTCCAGTATGGGATGAGGCAAATTCATAATTTTGAGGAGTTTGAAAACCAGGTTGAGTATTATGTGGATGTGGCTTATGATGCTGGGTCCGATTTCGTTGTATTCCCAGAAATTTTCACAACCCAATTGATGTCTTTCCTGGAAGAAAAAACACCAAGTCTAGCGATACGGAAATTGACAGAGTATACAGAGCAGTATATTGAGTTGTTTACACAATTAGCCGTAAAATACAATGTCAATATAATTGGTGGGTCACACATTGTGAAAGAAGATGACGACCGAATTTATAATATCGCCTATTTGTTTAGACGTGATGGAACGATTGAAAAACAGTATAAGCTACATATTACTCCTAACGAAAAAAGATGGTGGGGAGTCAGCGCAGGAGATACCATTAAGGTATTTGACACGGATTGCGGAAAAATTGGAATTCCGATTTGCTATGATATTGAATTCCCAGAGGTAGCAAGAATTATGACAGAAATGGGAGCAAAAATTATTTTTGTTCCATTCTGTACAGAAGATCGCCAAGGCTATTTACGTGTTCGCTATTGTGCACAAGCTCGTGCAATAGAGAATCAAGTCTACACCGTTATTTCAGGTACTGTGGGGAACTTACCACAGACAGAAAATATGGATATTCAGTATGCACAATCCGCAATTTTTTCTCCTTCTGACTTTGAATTTGCTCGGGATGGAATTGTTGGAGAGACGAATCCAAATATTGAAATGGTCGTAATCGGAGACGTGGACCTTGAAATTTTAAGACGTCAGAGACAAGATGGTTCTGTTATGCAGCTAAAAGATCGCCGACCTGATATTTATGAGGTTAATTACAAACGAAAATAAGCAAACACAACTGAGAGGATGTACAACAACCATGTTAAAAGACAAAGTAGCCATCATTACAGGTGCAACCCGTGGAATTGGAAAAGCGATAGCTTTCAGACTAGCAAAGGAAGGGATGAAGCTTTCATTAGTCGGTAGTTCGGATGAAATTAGGAAGACAGCAGAAGAATTAAAGGCTAAAGGGTATTCGGATGTAGTAGCTTCTCAAGCAGATGTTACGAAGGAGGCCGATGTGACTCGATTTGTTCAGGAGACCTTGGAGGCATATGGACAAATTGACCTTCTAGTTAATAATGCTGGGATAGGATTTTTTAAAGAAGTGGTCGATACGACAGTTGAAGAGTGGTCCAAGTTGTTTGAAGTGAATGTCCAAGGTGTGTTTCTGTCTTCAAAAGGTGTTCTGCCCCATATGAAAGAGAAGAAGAGCGGGACAATTGTTACCATTTCCTCTGATGTCGCGCGCTACACCATTC includes these proteins:
- a CDS encoding thioredoxin family protein, giving the protein MKKVVIFLAVIVLLFGGMIVLNNMQNAAKMKNNPYGTDELKQSTIDQFDDPLYTTNIILPEELEEKLANGEDVTVYFFSPECGYCKEATPIVSPLAEDLGVEMVKYNVLEFEQAWPKYGLEATPTIIKFKDGQEYQRITGLFDKEIYEKWFELDREEFQAWYEENKNS
- a CDS encoding disulfide oxidoreductase, which produces MKKDQRETFLFIAWATSIIAMFGSLYFSEVRMYEPCELCWYQRILMYPLTVILGIGVVKKDFAISFYTFILSTIGAIISLYHYSIQKIDFLGENSVSCGRVPCTGEYINYFGFVTIPFLALIAFILISIFSFLTWKRRVK
- a CDS encoding alpha-glucosidase gives rise to the protein MQTRKWWKEAVVYQVYPRSFNDSNGDGIGDIPGIIEKLDYLKELGIDVIWLSPVYDSPNDDNGYDISDYRNIMDEFGTMQDWEKLLAEMHQRGIKLVMDLVVNHTSDEHAWFVESKKSKANPYRDYYIWRPGKDGKEPNNWGSTFSGSAWQYDEATDEYFLHIFSKKQPDLNWENPTVRKEVYDMMKFWLDKGVDGFRMDVINFISKVEGLPDAPNPEGKRYASGSKYFMNGPRIHEFLQEMHREVLSKYDILTVGEMPGVRPPMAIDYTAEERNELNMVFTFEHVDVDSGPEGKWDLRPFDLIRLKEILTKWQDALHEKGWNSLYWNNHDQPRIVSRLGNDTKYRVKSAKMLGTLLHMMQGTPYIYQGEELGMTNVRFDSIDDYKDIEILNMYKEKIEQGKKHEDIMKSIYVKGRDNARTPMHWDDSENAGFTTGTPWIKVNPNYKEINAEQAIKDEKSVFHYYKNLIQLRKNNDIVVYGKYDLLLKDHPQVYAYTRTLEDEQLLVLANVSGEEQEIDIPSHIKPASEPEVFVTNDEKQPFNQKMTLQPWEARVYKYKV
- a CDS encoding GNAT family N-acetyltransferase, which translates into the protein MSKLDLSRFEKKMIVRNMREEDIDDIINLGKICFPGMEPWKRDQLESHLRMFQEGQFVAEFEDEIIASCSSLIIDFDEYDDRHTWDDITDGGYITNHNPEGYNLYGIEVMVHPDYRRMKLGHRLYEARKDLARRLNLKSIIIGGRIPNYHKYADKMTPREYVEQVKMRNIYDPVMSFQLFNDFSLMRLNPGYLPDDKASNKYATLMEWNNVDYRPKSKRYFKTSFPVRICVVQYGMRQIHNFEEFENQVEYYVDVAYDAGSDFVVFPEIFTTQLMSFLEEKTPSLAIRKLTEYTEQYIELFTQLAVKYNVNIIGGSHIVKEDDDRIYNIAYLFRRDGTIEKQYKLHITPNEKRWWGVSAGDTIKVFDTDCGKIGIPICYDIEFPEVARIMTEMGAKIIFVPFCTEDRQGYLRVRYCAQARAIENQVYTVISGTVGNLPQTENMDIQYAQSAIFSPSDFEFARDGIVGETNPNIEMVVIGDVDLEILRRQRQDGSVMQLKDRRPDIYEVNYKRK
- a CDS encoding SDR family oxidoreductase, with protein sequence MLKDKVAIITGATRGIGKAIAFRLAKEGMKLSLVGSSDEIRKTAEELKAKGYSDVVASQADVTKEADVTRFVQETLEAYGQIDLLVNNAGIGFFKEVVDTTVEEWSKLFEVNVQGVFLSSKGVLPHMKEKKSGTIVTISSDVARYTIPNGSAYTASKYAVQGFCGSLAQEVRGDRIRVGTINPGMVDTYFANSTQGLPEKEDWLKVENIADAVVYMASAPPHMLIDEIILHPFAQNYPIA